One part of the Treponema sp. OMZ 787 genome encodes these proteins:
- the cdaA gene encoding diadenylate cyclase CdaA, with the protein MEFIRNITAFYYSYLRPVFDVLLLAFLMYKAYQILLKTQAIQLIKGAMSILVIYAVAMIFKLETLLWILNTLGPGLVIGVAIVFQPELRKIFLKIGQSNWLRTGKHSNHSHIDSVVTAAEILSDKRRGMLVVFMRRNNLKDIIDTGTKLNAGLSSSLLVTIFGHDTPLHDGAAIVQNGMVVSAGCFLPLSEQQDIRKSFGTRHRAAIGVSEETDAVVLVVSEETGALSLAYDSHLYYDLDADEVVAQLEQLLEIKKYFAQEESLDLAEALQDEN; encoded by the coding sequence ATGGAATTTATTAGAAACATTACGGCTTTTTATTATTCATATCTAAGGCCTGTTTTTGATGTGCTTTTACTGGCTTTTTTGATGTACAAGGCTTATCAAATTTTATTAAAAACTCAGGCAATTCAGCTTATAAAGGGTGCAATGTCGATATTGGTAATTTATGCCGTTGCCATGATTTTTAAGCTTGAAACCCTTTTATGGATTTTAAATACCCTAGGACCCGGCCTTGTCATAGGTGTCGCCATCGTATTCCAGCCGGAGCTTCGTAAAATATTTTTAAAGATAGGGCAGAGCAACTGGCTTAGAACCGGAAAGCACTCAAACCACAGCCATATCGATTCGGTTGTTACAGCTGCCGAAATCTTATCCGATAAAAGGCGGGGAATGCTGGTTGTTTTTATGCGCCGGAATAATTTAAAGGATATTATCGACACGGGAACAAAGCTTAATGCTGGGCTTTCATCCAGTCTTCTGGTTACGATTTTTGGGCATGACACTCCCTTACATGACGGTGCTGCAATTGTGCAAAACGGAATGGTTGTTTCGGCGGGATGTTTTCTTCCTCTTTCTGAACAGCAGGATATAAGAAAGAGCTTTGGAACCCGTCATAGGGCGGCAATAGGTGTTTCTGAAGAAACGGATGCCGTTGTTCTTGTCGTATCCGAAGAAACAGGAGCCTTGAGTCTTGCCTATGATTCCCACCTTTACTACGATTTAGATGCTGATGAAGTTGTCGCTCAGTTGGAACAGCTTTTGGAAATAAAAAAATATTTTGCTCAAGAAGAGTCTTTGGATTTAGCGGAGGCCTTACAAGATGAAAATTAA
- a CDS encoding YbbR-like domain-containing protein: protein MKIKKIIDRLAENWLAKVISFALAIVLVQLYKGSLLEKKYFYAPLVIENSGDLVPAVNIPRLVKISVWGDSTVIAPIREEHITAYMDLSLITNPGEYRIPIQAKLKGLASDVTDFEVEVEPSDIKLTLEESLSKRVNVRLNLGGVPAENYEVYERDVDPSTVEIKGPRSAVSQVEEMLTNSIQIDNRKTGFSGYVEVFASNPLVSVAGTSRIAYSVKIREIVSVQTYGRINLYFDNLDAKFEAVSDISAGNLTVRGAKSVIASWVPPANVLRVNCGNITKPGIYSLPVQAVIPGKLSLIDANPKNIQFEVREKSSE from the coding sequence ATGAAAATTAAAAAAATAATTGACCGTTTAGCGGAAAACTGGCTTGCAAAGGTTATAAGTTTTGCACTGGCCATAGTTTTGGTGCAGTTATACAAGGGCAGCCTTTTAGAAAAAAAATATTTTTATGCTCCTCTTGTAATAGAGAATTCGGGAGATCTTGTTCCGGCTGTAAATATTCCGCGGTTGGTAAAAATTTCGGTCTGGGGAGATTCAACAGTTATAGCTCCGATTCGTGAAGAACATATTACCGCCTATATGGATCTATCTTTGATTACAAATCCTGGGGAATACCGAATTCCTATTCAGGCAAAATTAAAGGGCTTGGCTTCTGATGTAACCGATTTTGAGGTTGAGGTTGAACCCTCCGATATAAAATTAACTCTTGAAGAAAGTTTATCCAAGCGGGTTAATGTCCGTCTGAATTTGGGAGGCGTTCCTGCAGAAAATTATGAAGTTTATGAAAGAGATGTGGACCCTTCTACGGTAGAAATAAAGGGCCCTCGCTCTGCCGTTTCTCAAGTGGAAGAAATGCTTACCAACAGCATACAAATCGATAATCGTAAAACGGGTTTTTCTGGCTATGTGGAGGTATTTGCATCTAATCCCCTTGTTTCTGTAGCCGGTACTTCAAGGATTGCCTATTCGGTTAAAATTCGGGAAATAGTAAGCGTTCAAACCTATGGCAGAATCAATTTATACTTTGATAATTTAGACGCAAAATTTGAGGCTGTTTCAGATATTTCTGCCGGTAACCTAACAGTAAGAGGTGCTAAGTCTGTTATTGCTTCATGGGTTCCGCCTGCAAATGTTTTGAGGGTAAACTGCGGCAATATAACAAAACCTGGCATATACAGTTTGCCGGTTCAAGCTGTTATTCCCGGAAAGCTTTCTCTTATAGATGCAAACCCGAAAAATATTCAGTTTGAAGTCAGGGAAAAGTCTTCCGAATAA
- a CDS encoding holo-ACP synthase: MILGLGIDIVEVSRLEKWLSDKKLLERFFCKEEIEYVLSKENGAALSLAVRFAAKEAFGKALGTGLTGIELKDIAVSNDKAGMPYLKLSGTALEALNKKGGASCHLSLSHEKTTAAAVVIIEG, translated from the coding sequence ATGATACTCGGTCTCGGTATAGACATAGTTGAAGTTTCCCGTCTCGAAAAATGGCTGAGCGATAAAAAGCTCCTTGAAAGATTTTTTTGTAAAGAAGAAATTGAATATGTGCTTTCAAAGGAAAACGGAGCAGCCCTCTCCTTGGCCGTCCGCTTTGCTGCAAAAGAAGCCTTCGGTAAGGCTCTCGGAACAGGCTTGACCGGTATAGAGCTAAAAGATATTGCCGTTTCAAACGATAAGGCCGGAATGCCTTATTTAAAACTTTCAGGAACCGCCCTTGAAGCCTTAAATAAAAAGGGCGGGGCATCTTGTCATCTTTCGCTAAGCCATGAAAAAACTACCGCCGCCGCCGTTGTCATAATAGAAGGTTAA